A single genomic interval of Mesoplodon densirostris isolate mMesDen1 chromosome 8, mMesDen1 primary haplotype, whole genome shotgun sequence harbors:
- the PROC gene encoding LOW QUALITY PROTEIN: vitamin K-dependent protein C (The sequence of the model RefSeq protein was modified relative to this genomic sequence to represent the inferred CDS: deleted 1 base in 1 codon), whose amino-acid sequence MWQLTSLFLFVTIWGVSSTPAPPASVFSSHRSAHQVLRIRKRANTFLEELRPGSLERECREETCEIEEAREIFQNMEDTMAFWSKYHDGDQCAAPPPAHPCDSPCCGRGTCIDGLGGFRCDCAQGWEGRYCLQGEGRRAAGRGAPRGRGRGRARRARALSAPSCRSPAEVRFSNCSAENGGCAHYCLEVEGGRHCRCAPGYRLGDDHLLCEPKVTFPCGRPGKRMEKKRKHLKRDTDQVDQEGQLDPRLISGQEAGWGESPWQVVLLDSKKKLACGAVLVHVSWVLTAAHCLDDHKKLIVRLGEYDLRRWEKWEVDLDIKEVFVHPNYTKSTSDNDIALLHLARPATLSQTIVPICLPDSGLSERELTQVGQETVVTGWGYRSEAKRNRTFILNFVKVPLVPHNMCVLAMQNKVSENMLCAGILGDPRDACEGDSGGPMVVSFRGTWFLVGLVSWGEGCGRLNNYGVYTKVSSYLDWIHGYINAKEDPLKSQVP is encoded by the exons ATGTGGCAGCTTACAAGCCTCTTCTTGTTCGTGACGATCTGGGGAGTTTCCAGCACACCAGCTCCTCCCG CCTCAGTGTTCTCCAGCCATCGGAGTGCCCACCAGGTGCTGCGGATCCGCAAACGCGCCAACACCTTCCTGGAGGAGCTGCGGCCCGGCAGCCTGGAACGCGAGTGCAGAGAGGAGACCTGTGAAATTGAGGAAGCTCGGGAGATTTTCCAAAACATGGAAGACACA ATGGCCTTCTGGTCCAAGTACCACG ACGGGGACCAGTGCGCGGCCCCGCCGCCGGCGCACCCGTGCGACAGCCCGTGCTGCGGGCGCGGCACGTGCATCGACGGCCTGGGCGGCTTCCGCTGCGACTGCGCGCAGGGCTGGGAGGGCCGCTACTGCCTTCAAGGTgaggggcggcgggcggcgggccgggGAGCTCcccggggccgggggcggggccgggcgcgcAGAGCG CGCGCTCTCTCGGCGCCCTCCTGCCGGTCCCCCGCAGAGGTTCGCTTCTCCAACTGCTCGGCGGAGAACGGCGGCTGCGCGCACTATTGCTTGGAGGTGGAGGGCGGGCGCCACTGCCGCTGCGCGCCCGGCTACCGCCTGGGGGACGACCACCTGCTCTGCGAGCCCAAGG TGACGTTCCCTTGTGGGAGGCCAGGGAAGCGAATGGAGAAGAAACGCAAGCACTTGAAACGTGACACAGACCAAGTAGACCAAGAAGGCCAATTAGATCCACGGCTCATCAGTGGGCAGGAGGCCGGATGGGGAGAGAGCCCCTGGCag GTGGTCCTGCTGGACTCGAAGAAGAAGCTGGCCTGCGGGGCAGTGCTCGTCCACGTCTCCTGGGTGCTGACAGCAGCCCACTGCTTGGACGACCACAAGAAGCTCATCGTCAGGCTTG GGGAGTATGACCTGCGGCGCTGGGAGAAGTGGGAGGTGGACCTGGACATCAAGGAGGTCTTTGTCCATCCCAACTACACCAAGAGCACCAGCGACAATGACATCGCCCTGCTCCACCTGGCCCGGCCCGCCACTCTCTCACAGACCATCGTGCCCATCTGCCTCCCAGACAGTGGCCTGTCGGAGCGCGAGCTCACCCAGGTCGGCCAGGAGACGGTGGTGACAGGCTGGGGCTACCGCAGCGAGGCCAAGAGAAACCGCACCTTCATCCTCAACTTCGTCAAGGTCCCCCTGGTCCCACACAACATGTGCGTTCTGGCCATGCAAAACAAGGTCTCCGAGAACATGCTGTGCGCCGGCATCCTGGGGGACCCGCGGGATGCCTGTGAGGGTGACAGCGGGGGACCTATGGTCGTCTCCTTCCGCGGCACCTGGTTCCTGGTGGGCCTGGTGAGCTGGGGCGAGGGCTGCGGGCGCCTCAACAACTACGGTGTTTACACCAAAGTCAGCAGTTACCTCGACTGGATCCACGGCTACATCAACGCTAAGGAGGACCCCCTCAAGAGCCAGGTGCCTTAG